Proteins encoded by one window of Candidatus Dadabacteria bacterium:
- a CDS encoding ParA family protein has product MSKVICVVNQKGGVGKTTTAVNLSASLAVTNRRTLLIDIDSQGNATGGLGIDKESINSKNICSVILGEVKLTDTVIDVYPELLNGYLHLCPANHELTGAEIHLIETESREYRLKKVIDEIKAEYDYIFIDAPPSLSLLTINALAAADRVLIPVQCEYYALEGIGQLQTTISLAKQRLNPSLEVEGYLLTMFDSRNNICHSVAEDVRNHFGEKTFDTVISRNVKLAEAPSHGKPLLLYEIKSSGAQNYMKLANEIIRKAEVN; this is encoded by the coding sequence ATGTCAAAAGTAATATGCGTGGTAAATCAGAAAGGGGGAGTCGGTAAAACCACAACCGCAGTCAATCTTTCCGCCTCTCTGGCAGTGACAAACCGCCGAACGCTTCTCATAGATATTGATTCCCAGGGGAACGCCACCGGGGGGCTCGGCATTGACAAGGAATCGATTAATTCGAAAAACATCTGCAGCGTCATACTGGGAGAAGTAAAGCTCACAGACACCGTAATTGACGTCTATCCCGAGCTTCTAAACGGTTACCTGCACCTATGTCCGGCGAATCACGAACTCACCGGGGCGGAGATACACCTCATAGAGACAGAAAGCAGAGAATACCGTCTTAAAAAGGTTATCGACGAGATAAAGGCCGAGTACGATTACATATTCATAGACGCCCCTCCGTCTCTAAGCCTGCTCACCATAAACGCGCTCGCCGCGGCCGACCGGGTGTTAATACCCGTCCAGTGCGAGTACTACGCTCTTGAAGGAATAGGACAGCTGCAGACAACCATATCGCTCGCCAAGCAGAGACTCAATCCTTCGCTCGAGGTGGAAGGCTATCTTCTGACCATGTTCGATTCCCGCAATAACATATGTCACTCTGTGGCCGAGGATGTAAGGAATCACTTCGGCGAAAAAACCTTTGACACCGTAATAAGCAGAAACGTTAAGCTCGCCGAAGCGCCAAGCCACGGCAAGCCGCTTCTGCTTTATGAAATCAAGTCGAGCGGAGCTCAGAATTACATGAAACTCGCAAATGAGATAATAAGGAAAGCGGAGGTTAACTGA
- the recA gene encoding recombinase RecA codes for MSDLDEKNKNIDVAISTIEKQFGKGSIMRLGEDASLSDIPVITSGSLGLDIALGVGGFPRGRIVEVYGPEASGKTTIALHAIAEAQRAGGITAFVDAEHALSTSYAAALGIKVEDLLISQPDFGEQALEIVDTLIRSNAVDLIVLDSVAALTPRAEIEGEMGDTHVGLQARLMSQALRKITANVSRSKTIVIFVNQLRMKIGVPAYMNPETTTGGNALRFYSSVRIDIRRIGSLKDGDRIVGNRVRAKLVKNKVAPPFREAEFEVFFGRGISKLGELVDLGSRFNVIKKSGTWYSYEGERIGQGRENSKKFLHENPEIREKIRNEIIKASGMGSSGEAE; via the coding sequence ATGAGCGATCTTGACGAGAAGAACAAGAATATAGACGTAGCCATCAGCACAATAGAGAAGCAGTTCGGAAAAGGTTCCATAATGAGGCTGGGGGAGGATGCTTCCCTCTCGGACATTCCGGTTATCACCTCGGGCTCCCTTGGACTTGACATAGCGCTTGGAGTCGGGGGCTTTCCCAGGGGAAGAATCGTAGAGGTTTACGGCCCTGAAGCCTCGGGTAAGACCACCATAGCGCTCCACGCCATTGCGGAGGCTCAGAGGGCCGGCGGAATAACCGCATTTGTCGATGCCGAGCATGCTCTTTCGACAAGCTACGCGGCGGCGCTTGGGATCAAGGTTGAGGATCTTCTTATTTCGCAGCCCGATTTCGGAGAACAGGCCCTTGAAATCGTCGATACCCTTATAAGAAGCAACGCGGTTGACCTCATAGTGCTTGACTCAGTCGCTGCCCTTACCCCACGTGCCGAAATCGAGGGGGAAATGGGAGACACTCACGTGGGTCTTCAGGCGAGACTGATGTCGCAGGCGCTTCGCAAGATAACAGCTAACGTGAGCCGCTCTAAGACCATAGTGATCTTCGTTAACCAGCTTCGGATGAAAATTGGGGTTCCGGCGTACATGAACCCCGAGACCACCACCGGGGGTAACGCGCTTCGGTTCTATTCGTCGGTGAGAATTGACATAAGGCGCATCGGGTCGCTTAAAGACGGCGACCGCATCGTGGGTAACAGGGTCAGGGCGAAACTTGTCAAGAACAAAGTCGCTCCGCCTTTTAGAGAAGCGGAATTCGAGGTGTTTTTCGGAAGGGGGATATCAAAGCTCGGTGAACTTGTGGACCTGGGAAGCAGATTCAATGTGATAAAGAAAAGCGGCACTTGGTATTCCTACGAAGGGGAGAGAATAGGACAGGGAAGGGAGAATTCCAAGAAGTTTCTCCACGAAAATCCGGAAATCCGCGAAAAAATAAGAAATGAGATCATAAAGGCCTCGGGAATGGGTTCTTCTGGGGAAGCGGAGTAA
- a CDS encoding phosphatidylglycerophosphatase A has protein sequence MPGELTLINRICVVFSTFFGLGFAPGASGTVGTLGAVGVVYLLSLAGGAVFYSIFTLGLILVSFIAASRCVRIFKREDPPEVVIDEVCGFLVCMLFITPNPLNLAIGFFLFRFFDIAKPFPIRRVEKLPGGYGIVMDDVLAGVYGNLCLQAIILLSS, from the coding sequence ATTCCCGGAGAGTTAACCTTGATAAACAGGATATGCGTTGTTTTTTCGACTTTTTTCGGGCTGGGATTTGCTCCCGGGGCCTCAGGAACGGTTGGGACTCTTGGAGCGGTCGGGGTCGTGTACCTGCTAAGCCTCGCAGGCGGTGCGGTTTTTTATTCGATATTCACGTTGGGGCTGATCCTTGTCTCTTTTATAGCCGCTTCCCGTTGCGTGCGGATTTTTAAAAGGGAGGACCCGCCCGAGGTCGTGATTGACGAGGTATGCGGATTTTTGGTGTGCATGCTTTTCATCACCCCGAACCCACTTAACCTGGCGATCGGCTTTTTTCTGTTCAGATTCTTCGATATAGCAAAGCCGTTTCCGATACGACGAGTCGAGAAGCTCCCGGGGGGTTACGGTATCGTGATGGATGATGTTTTGGCCGGGGTGTACGGCAACCTGTGCCTTCAGGCGATCATCCTTCTTTCCAGTTAG
- a CDS encoding ParB/RepB/Spo0J family partition protein produces MKRQSLGRGLDSLIPKSLETESTGYQMVSTDLLKPNPSQPRKQFEQGALEELAESIKENGVIQPLIVRKINGGFEIVAGERRWRAAKIAKFEKLPVVIRTATDQDVAELTLIENIQREDLNPIEEAEAYEKLSERFGLTHDDIAKKTGKNRSVITNQLRLLKLSGKAKEALVSGAITTGHARALLAAASPEEMNSLLGEVLKKDLTVRRTEALVKKKSRDTERPAEPALNEVEEDIFTRELTEELSGKFSTKVKISRNKTKGKIEIEYYSPEELERIIGILLSRG; encoded by the coding sequence GTGAAAAGACAAAGCCTGGGAAGAGGACTTGACTCCCTTATTCCGAAGAGCCTGGAAACGGAATCCACCGGATACCAGATGGTAAGCACGGACCTGCTTAAGCCGAATCCCTCGCAGCCGAGAAAGCAGTTTGAACAGGGTGCGCTTGAGGAGCTCGCAGAGTCTATAAAGGAAAACGGGGTCATACAGCCTCTTATCGTCAGGAAGATAAACGGCGGCTTTGAAATAGTGGCCGGGGAGCGCAGATGGAGAGCGGCAAAAATTGCCAAATTCGAAAAGCTCCCCGTAGTGATAAGAACCGCTACCGACCAGGACGTAGCGGAGCTGACGTTAATAGAAAACATACAAAGAGAGGACTTAAATCCCATTGAGGAGGCTGAGGCTTATGAAAAGCTCTCGGAGCGCTTCGGGCTTACCCATGACGATATAGCCAAGAAAACGGGGAAAAATCGCTCTGTTATCACGAACCAGTTGAGGCTTCTCAAGCTTTCCGGTAAAGCCAAGGAAGCGCTTGTCTCGGGTGCGATAACCACAGGGCACGCAAGAGCGCTTCTAGCCGCCGCCTCTCCTGAGGAAATGAATTCCCTTCTCGGAGAAGTGCTGAAAAAGGATCTTACGGTAAGGCGAACCGAAGCGCTTGTAAAAAAGAAAAGCAGAGATACTGAACGGCCCGCTGAGCCAGCCTTGAATGAGGTGGAGGAAGATATCTTCACCAGGGAACTTACAGAAGAGCTTTCCGGGAAATTCTCGACCAAAGTAAAAATAAGCCGCAACAAGACAAAAGGGAAAATAGAAATAGAGTACTATTCTCCCGAGGAGCTTGAGAGAATTATTGGCATACTGCTCTCGCGCGGGTAA
- a CDS encoding competence/damage-inducible protein A: MCVEIITTGNEIMSGLTRDTNFSWVAAELSSSGIEVKHHCAVADDLDDLLASFATASKRSGFVIVTGGLGPTEDDLSALAASKFLGTPLVFNQEVYEDISLKLRKRGREPNIHHEKQAMFPEKTAVIENPVGTASGFSFVSGNSKFYFLPGVPREFRRMFREHVFPDISGVAEKGTILRVRVLRTFGLGESEVAEKLGGFSPEGVDVGYRIRLPEIHLRFTASGHDGEVLDSLLRDACAQAKERLGNFLFSEEDDPLEGVTAALLFEKDLTLSVAESCTGGLCSSRFTDIPGSSAYFLGGAVVYSNESKEKLLGVSTDTLVRFGAVSEEVVFEMAKGARELFGTDIGISISGIAGPGGGTAEKPVGTVWFGFSHVSSGTFCEKRNFAGTRDEIKNFAASTAIDMVRKFCLDYVG; encoded by the coding sequence ATGTGTGTCGAGATAATAACGACCGGAAATGAGATAATGAGCGGTCTCACCCGGGATACCAATTTCAGCTGGGTAGCCGCGGAACTGTCCTCATCCGGTATTGAGGTTAAGCACCACTGCGCGGTTGCCGATGACCTTGACGATCTTCTCGCTTCTTTTGCCACGGCCTCAAAAAGATCCGGATTTGTCATAGTTACGGGAGGGCTTGGCCCCACCGAGGATGATCTGAGTGCGCTTGCAGCCTCGAAATTCCTGGGAACTCCCCTTGTTTTTAATCAAGAGGTCTACGAAGACATTTCCCTAAAGCTAAGGAAGAGAGGAAGGGAACCCAACATCCATCATGAAAAACAGGCCATGTTTCCTGAAAAAACGGCGGTTATCGAGAACCCCGTCGGCACGGCGTCCGGCTTCAGTTTTGTTTCCGGCAACTCGAAATTCTACTTTCTTCCCGGTGTCCCGAGGGAATTCAGGCGTATGTTCAGAGAACATGTTTTTCCAGATATAAGTGGCGTTGCGGAAAAAGGAACCATCCTGCGCGTGAGAGTGCTCAGGACCTTCGGCCTGGGCGAATCCGAGGTGGCGGAAAAGCTGGGAGGCTTCTCGCCCGAAGGGGTGGATGTCGGATACAGGATCCGCCTGCCCGAGATCCATCTGCGGTTCACGGCCTCCGGCCATGACGGTGAGGTGCTGGATTCACTTCTGCGCGATGCCTGCGCGCAGGCCAAGGAAAGACTGGGAAATTTTCTCTTTTCCGAGGAGGATGATCCCCTTGAGGGGGTAACCGCAGCTTTATTGTTTGAAAAAGACCTGACCCTCTCCGTTGCGGAATCCTGTACGGGAGGGCTTTGCTCAAGCCGGTTTACTGACATTCCCGGAAGTTCAGCCTATTTTCTGGGCGGAGCAGTGGTATACAGCAACGAATCAAAGGAAAAGCTTCTCGGAGTAAGCACGGATACGCTCGTGCGGTTCGGCGCGGTGAGCGAGGAGGTGGTTTTCGAAATGGCCAAGGGGGCGAGAGAGCTTTTCGGAACCGATATAGGGATTTCCATATCCGGGATCGCGGGTCCGGGAGGAGGAACCGCGGAGAAGCCCGTGGGTACCGTGTGGTTTGGATTCAGTCACGTTTCCTCAGGAACTTTCTGCGAGAAACGGAATTTTGCCGGAACGAGGGATGAGATAAAAAACTTTGCCGCTTCCACCGCCATTGATATGGTTAGGAAGTTCTGCCTTGATTATGTAGGATAG
- the tsaB gene encoding tRNA (adenosine(37)-N6)-threonylcarbamoyltransferase complex dimerization subunit type 1 TsaB codes for MKILGIETSTFWGSVSVCDDDTILCEYVFNTGPRHNEVLIPTIERLLSDCGLGKDDLEAVCVSVGPGSFTSLRIGVSTAKTLCYSLGTDLAGIPSLEILASNALWCGDDVCAMTDAGRGEVFFSFYDLKSTEMTPAEIATPESVCAGVRRKTVFVGSGALLHENFIRDAVGERSVFLPADLNTPRASGCALLGRKKILSGQKDDPFTLTPFYLRRSAAER; via the coding sequence ATGAAAATTCTGGGAATTGAAACGTCTACTTTCTGGGGAAGCGTGTCAGTATGCGATGACGACACTATTCTTTGCGAGTATGTTTTCAACACCGGTCCAAGGCATAACGAGGTTCTTATTCCCACGATCGAGCGACTTCTTTCAGACTGCGGGCTCGGAAAAGATGATCTGGAAGCGGTCTGCGTGTCAGTGGGTCCGGGTTCTTTCACCTCTCTTCGCATAGGGGTCTCCACTGCGAAGACTCTTTGCTATTCCCTGGGGACGGACCTCGCGGGAATTCCATCGCTTGAAATTCTCGCCTCGAACGCGCTTTGGTGCGGAGATGACGTGTGCGCCATGACCGACGCTGGCAGGGGGGAGGTTTTCTTTTCGTTTTATGATCTTAAAAGCACGGAGATGACCCCCGCGGAAATTGCTACACCCGAGTCTGTGTGCGCCGGGGTGAGAAGAAAGACCGTTTTTGTGGGCAGCGGAGCCCTGCTCCACGAAAATTTTATACGGGATGCTGTGGGAGAGAGATCTGTGTTTCTGCCTGCGGATCTAAACACCCCGAGGGCGTCTGGCTGCGCGCTTTTAGGGAGAAAAAAGATTCTTTCCGGACAAAAGGACGATCCCTTCACTTTAACCCCATTTTATCTTCGCCGCTCCGCGGCGGAGCGCTAG
- the ilvB gene encoding biosynthetic-type acetolactate synthase large subunit: MAKMLGAQMFFETLLHQGIDVVFGLPGGYVLKVYDVMTDYTDRINHVLVRHEQGATHMADGYARASGKPGVVLCTSGPAATNTVTGIATAQMDSSPIVIFTGQVPTQYLGSDAFQEADHIGITRPCTKHNYLVRETRDLPRAMKEAFHIAGTGRPSPVLVDMPKDVLIGEDELVIPEDHEIDIKGYKPTTRGNPSQIKRAVEMLLASKRPVIYSGGGVIWSGATDELLEFCHRLQIPVASTLMGLGGYPASDPLFISMLGMHGSYAANMTVTESDLVISIGGRFDDRATGGNFDEFAPNAEIIHIDIDPSSIDKNITVQCPIVGDAKVVLRQLLDALPGEVDLEGRESWLRRIRDWNEKHPLTYCQGSEKILTTYAIDMLYKLTKGDAIIVSDVGQHQMWVAQFYKFERPRTHLTSGGLGTMGFSFPAAMGAKYARPDEQVICVAGDGSFQMNFQELATAVENNLDLKIIVFNNRHHGMVRQWQTMFFEGNYSASRFEVLPDFVKLAEAFGARGLRAVRPEELEPTLREGLNTPGVVLMEIEVDCTEMVYPMIAPGASMDNMIMMPADLA, from the coding sequence ATGGCCAAGATGCTCGGCGCACAGATGTTCTTTGAGACGCTTCTTCACCAGGGTATTGATGTGGTCTTCGGACTGCCGGGAGGTTACGTTCTCAAGGTCTATGACGTGATGACCGATTACACCGACAGGATAAATCACGTGCTCGTGAGGCATGAGCAAGGAGCTACGCACATGGCCGACGGGTACGCAAGGGCCTCGGGAAAACCGGGAGTGGTGCTTTGCACCTCGGGTCCTGCGGCAACCAACACCGTTACCGGCATTGCGACGGCGCAGATGGATTCATCTCCCATAGTTATCTTTACGGGGCAGGTTCCCACGCAGTACCTTGGAAGCGACGCTTTTCAGGAAGCCGACCATATCGGCATAACAAGGCCCTGCACGAAACATAACTACCTTGTGCGGGAAACCCGGGATCTTCCGAGAGCTATGAAAGAGGCTTTCCACATAGCCGGCACCGGAAGACCCAGCCCTGTTCTGGTTGATATGCCCAAGGATGTTCTCATAGGAGAAGACGAGCTTGTAATCCCCGAGGATCATGAGATAGACATCAAGGGCTACAAGCCCACTACGAGGGGAAATCCTTCGCAGATAAAAAGAGCGGTGGAGATGCTGCTTGCCTCAAAGCGGCCCGTTATTTATTCCGGGGGAGGAGTTATCTGGTCCGGGGCTACGGATGAACTGCTTGAGTTCTGCCACCGGCTTCAGATACCCGTGGCTTCAACCCTCATGGGGCTCGGAGGTTATCCGGCGAGCGATCCGCTTTTCATAAGTATGCTCGGGATGCACGGTTCCTACGCGGCCAATATGACCGTTACCGAATCGGACCTCGTTATCTCGATCGGCGGGCGGTTTGATGACAGGGCTACGGGCGGGAACTTTGATGAGTTCGCCCCCAACGCGGAGATTATCCATATAGATATAGATCCCTCCTCGATAGACAAGAACATAACGGTTCAGTGTCCGATAGTAGGGGATGCTAAAGTTGTTCTGCGCCAGCTACTCGATGCCCTTCCCGGGGAGGTTGACCTTGAGGGAAGGGAATCTTGGCTCAGGCGGATACGGGACTGGAACGAGAAGCATCCGCTCACCTATTGCCAGGGAAGCGAGAAAATTCTGACGACCTACGCCATAGACATGCTTTACAAGCTCACGAAAGGAGATGCCATAATAGTTTCCGACGTGGGTCAGCACCAGATGTGGGTAGCCCAGTTCTACAAGTTCGAAAGACCGAGAACCCATCTTACCTCGGGGGGACTGGGAACCATGGGATTCAGTTTCCCTGCGGCTATGGGAGCGAAATACGCAAGACCTGATGAGCAGGTTATATGCGTTGCCGGCGACGGAAGTTTCCAGATGAATTTCCAGGAACTCGCGACTGCGGTTGAAAACAATCTGGATCTTAAGATTATCGTTTTCAACAACCGTCATCATGGAATGGTAAGGCAATGGCAGACGATGTTTTTTGAGGGTAATTACTCGGCGTCTCGGTTTGAAGTGCTGCCGGATTTCGTGAAGCTCGCGGAAGCGTTCGGCGCCCGCGGCCTTCGGGCGGTGAGGCCCGAGGAGCTTGAGCCCACTCTCAGGGAAGGCCTTAACACTCCGGGAGTTGTCCTCATGGAGATAGAAGTCGATTGTACCGAGATGGTTTATCCGATGATAGCCCCCGGCGCGTCGATGGACAACATGATAATGATGCCCGCGGATCTTGCCTGA
- the purS gene encoding phosphoribosylformylglycinamidine synthase subunit PurS translates to MKQFSVKIEVKLKPVVLDPQGKAVLNALSGLGFSGVSDARVGKVVELTMEGESAEEVSRKADEMCRKLLSNPVIEDSSVEVAEK, encoded by the coding sequence ATGAAACAGTTTTCTGTGAAAATAGAGGTTAAGCTCAAGCCCGTGGTGCTTGACCCCCAGGGCAAGGCGGTGCTTAACGCTCTTTCCGGTCTCGGATTCAGCGGGGTCTCAGACGCAAGGGTAGGCAAAGTCGTAGAGCTCACCATGGAGGGCGAATCCGCCGAGGAGGTAAGCCGCAAAGCGGACGAGATGTGCCGGAAACTCCTTTCCAACCCGGTAATCGAAGATTCTTCGGTAGAGGTAGCGGAAAAATAA